The genomic stretch TCATGCTGGTGGAGGGATTGTTCAGGGGAAGGGTATGATTTTTTCCGGAACGTCAGGTGCTGGCAAATCCACCCTCAGTGAATTGCTGTGTTCCTCTCCAAAGAACCAATTCTTTAGTGATGAACGTTTGGTTATCCGTTTTGCCGATGAGAGGTGGAATGTGTGGGGAACCCCGTGGCAGAGTACCGGAAATATTGCTCGCAATGAAACAGCTCCTCTTTCAGCATTAGTTTTTTTGAAGCAAGGTGAAATGACAAAAATCACCGAATTGACCCCGTCGCAAGGTCTGCATCGTTTCCTGCAAGTGGTATCCATTCCTTGGTACAGTGAAGAATGGACGAACAAAGGTCTTGCTGTCTGCGAGCCCTTGGTTCAGGAGATTCCGATGTTTGAATTGACCTTTCGGGCAGATGAATCAGCAGTGCAGGCAGTGGAAGAACTGGCGTCGGGGTTGCCGTAAAGAATCCCCATGCAGAAGAAATAATGTGCTGATCGGCACCGTGTTATTGGGGTGTATCGAATGTGACTGTGTCCGCTAGTGAAAGACCGACTTCAACCGGCTCTTCTTCTTCAAACCGGCAATCACCGCCGGGCCGAGAGCGACCTCGCACTGACTCTTCTGTCATCAGTATACGGAATCAGGGGGCTCTTGATCTTGTTCGGCTTCTTCTTGATCAGGGCGTGGCTGTGCGTATCCGGGTGTCAGGAAAATCCATGAAACCGACCTTACTCGGCGGTGAAACCGTCCAGATTTCCTCTCTTGGCGGACAACGTCCACGGATCGGAGACATTCTTTTGCTCTGTGACCGGCAGGGCAATCTCTTGATCCACCGTCTGATCAGGCGGCAATCCTGTGAGGGTAGACACTATGTGCAGACGAAAGGAGATGCCTGTTTCGGCTGCGATAAATCTGTTCCTTTAGAACAGGTTATAGGCCGCGTCAGTTATATTTTTTCTCCTTGCGAGTCCCCTAAAAAAGAAGGGAGAGATAGCTCGAAAAATCTTACTGCACCTTTTATGCGATTAAAGTCAATTTTTATCGTTGCTCGTTTTGTTACCTTCTATTGCTTGCGTAAAGCAGGTTCTGTTTGGTCGTTGTAAAATTTTTACTGCAGTGAAAATTAAAAAAGAATCTAAAGATGATTATCTAGAACCGACATTCCGCACATGGCAACGTATTGATAATAAATATTTTATAGTGATTGCGAATTTCTGGAAATAAAAAATTCATAAAATGACTTACTGTAACCTGTTGATAATAAAGTTCTTTCTCGGTTAAATCTAACTAGCTATTTTTACGTTGGCGGATTTTAAATCCATCTAATGAATTGATAATATTTCGGAAAAAATATATGAAAATCAAGATTCATGTGCGGAATGTCGGTAGAATGTTATCAATAATCATTTTCCCCTCCTCACTACTTCCTTTTCTCTCTTGCCTCATTTCTTCGTTATCAGTACCATTTAAGTGTAAGGATGTTTTCTGGGGTTTTGTCATGGACTAACGCTTCAATATTACGTTTATCGATCAGATAAATATGCAATGCTGGAACGGTGCTTTTTTAAGTTATGATTTTGAGTGCGACCGATATTCTAGGACAAGGAGGAGTAAGATGTATACGGGGAAGAGAGGTAAAAGTTTAGCACGTTTTTTTCAAGTCTGGATCGCTACAATAGTTCTAGTTAGTTTTTCTATAAACACTGGTGAAGCCCAGGAAGCTCCGACTGGTGGGTCAATATCGGGAAAAATAACAAATGGTACAGCGGGCATTGCTGGTGTTTATGCGCAGGCGTTTCAGGGGGTGGAGTGGAAGGGGAATGCTCCTGTAACAACCGGTGACGGTATATACAAAATTGAAGGTTTAGCGGACGGGGAATATATTGTGCGCTTTTGGGCGCAGGAAACGGATTTTATCACCCGTTGGTACAGTGATTCAAATGTGAACGGCGTCGATTATAACGATGCTACGCCTGTTACGGTTAGCGGTGGAAATGACACGCCGGGTATTGATATTCAATTACCTCTGGGGGGAAGCATTTCCGGGCAAGTAGTCAACGATACAGGTTGTGAGTCTGGAAAGATCGAAAATTTAGAGATAAAGGTATATGATACCTTGGGTATTTTAAGAGGCATTACCAGAACTGCTTCTTTGGAGGAGGGGGGTTTTTTTACGGTCACCGGCTTGCCCATCGGAGAGGACATGAAAATATTCATCTGGGATAGGGATGGATCTCAAGTCGAAGAATGGTATCAGGATGCAGCTGATTTTGCTAGCGCTACACTTGTTCCTGTTCCTCCGTCAACGGGAATTACGGTGAATTTCTGTTCTCTCAAACCGTTCAACTGGCTTCTCTTCCTCCCGGCAATTACTCACCAGCCTACTGCACCATGACAAAATTTGCTTTCAAAAGGTAGAGATAATGGGAGAGGCAGCAAAACGCTACGCAGTATACGAAGACCTTTTCGACTTACCCGACCATTTGGTCGGAGAGATTCTTAACGGAGTGTTGGAAACCCATCCGCGACCGGCTCCGCGCCATGCAAGAGCCTCATCTTCATTAGGGGGGAAGATTGTTACCCCGTATGATCACGGCCAGGGCGGGCCGGGAGGCTGGTGGATTCTTGACGAGCCTGAGCTGCATCTGGATGTCGATATAATGGTTCCCGA from Candidatus Electrothrix communis encodes the following:
- a CDS encoding S24/S26 family peptidase translates to MSASERPTSTGSSSSNRQSPPGRERPRTDSSVISIRNQGALDLVRLLLDQGVAVRIRVSGKSMKPTLLGGETVQISSLGGQRPRIGDILLLCDRQGNLLIHRLIRRQSCEGRHYVQTKGDACFGCDKSVPLEQVIGRVSYIFSPCESPKKEGRDSSKNLTAPFMRLKSIFIVARFVTFYCLRKAGSVWSL